The following coding sequences lie in one Niabella agricola genomic window:
- the ispE gene encoding 4-(cytidine 5'-diphospho)-2-C-methyl-D-erythritol kinase: MVFFSNCKINLGLHITAKRADGFHDLETVFYPLPLYDVLELMPSDKTELLLYGLPVPGNKEQNVVWKAWHLLKQELPQLPPVCFHLLKNIPAGAGLGAGSANGATALTALNRFFDLQLSQKQLLKYALHLGSDCPFFVLNTPSYATGRGEELHPLLLNLAEYHLVVVNPGIHISTPWAFSRINPAPPVRSLEALPDLPPSAWEQLVFNDFEPLVFEAYPEVGAIKTRLLNMGAVFAAMTGTGSTVFGLFKEHPDVPAFPDNYFVKCISLGEPLLH; this comes from the coding sequence GTGGTATTCTTTTCCAACTGTAAGATAAATCTGGGGTTGCATATAACAGCCAAACGTGCTGACGGGTTTCATGACCTGGAGACCGTTTTTTATCCTCTTCCGCTTTATGATGTGCTGGAGCTGATGCCCTCCGACAAAACTGAGCTGCTGCTGTACGGACTCCCCGTCCCCGGCAATAAGGAACAAAACGTGGTATGGAAAGCCTGGCACCTGCTAAAACAGGAGCTTCCGCAATTGCCTCCGGTTTGCTTTCACCTCTTAAAAAACATCCCGGCGGGCGCCGGCCTGGGAGCCGGAAGTGCCAACGGAGCCACGGCTTTGACCGCATTGAACCGTTTCTTTGATCTTCAATTGTCGCAAAAACAATTATTAAAATACGCCTTGCACCTGGGCAGTGACTGTCCGTTTTTTGTGCTTAACACGCCCAGTTACGCCACGGGCCGTGGTGAAGAACTGCACCCCCTTTTATTGAATCTCGCTGAATATCACCTCGTGGTTGTAAACCCGGGCATTCACATCAGCACCCCCTGGGCTTTCAGTCGTATCAACCCGGCACCCCCCGTGCGCTCCCTTGAAGCGCTGCCCGACCTGCCTCCATCAGCGTGGGAGCAGCTGGTCTTTAATGACTTTGAACCGCTGGTATTTGAAGCATACCCGGAAGTGGGTGCAATCAAAACCCGGTTGCTGAACATGGGCGCAGTCTTTGCCGCCATGACGGGCACCGGAAGCACCGTGTTTGGTTTGTTTAAGGAGCATCCGGATGTACCAGCGTTCCCGGATAATTATTTTGTCAAATGCATTTCCCTGGGTGAACCATTACTGCATTAG
- the rocD gene encoding ornithine--oxo-acid transaminase, with the protein MSAIAQNTGSYFMDLEEVYGAHNYHPIPVVLSKGKGVFVWDVDDNRYYDFLSGYSAVNQGHCHPRIVAAFVEQAQRLTLTSRAFYNDKLGDFEKYITTLLGYNKVLPMNTGVEAVETGIKLCRKWAYEVKGIPENEAVIIVCEQNFHGRTTTVISFSSDPSSKKNFGPFTDGFLKIPYNDLPSLADALKQKNIAGFLVEPIQGEAGVIVPDEGYLSTAKQLCEEAGVLFIADEIQTGLCRTGHLLACDAEQVKPDIVLLGKALSGGMMPVSAVLANDEIMLTIKPGEHGSTYGGNPLAAVTAIASLQVLIDEDMAGNALELGAFFRKQLQDLSSPHIRTVRGKGLLNAIEINAEDPEAAWKLCLEMKKNGLLAKPTHGDKIRFAPPLCITKAQLEDAVEIIRLSLNSLNA; encoded by the coding sequence ATGTCTGCAATTGCCCAAAATACAGGTAGTTATTTTATGGACCTGGAGGAAGTTTATGGCGCTCATAATTATCATCCCATTCCCGTGGTATTATCTAAAGGAAAAGGCGTTTTTGTATGGGATGTGGATGATAACCGGTATTATGATTTTCTAAGCGGTTATTCCGCCGTAAACCAGGGGCACTGCCATCCCCGCATTGTTGCTGCGTTTGTAGAACAGGCACAGCGGTTAACCCTTACAAGTCGCGCGTTCTACAATGACAAGCTGGGAGATTTTGAAAAATACATTACCACGCTGCTGGGTTATAATAAGGTGCTGCCCATGAACACCGGCGTTGAAGCGGTGGAAACGGGTATCAAGCTTTGCAGGAAATGGGCTTACGAAGTAAAAGGTATCCCTGAAAACGAAGCGGTGATCATTGTTTGCGAGCAGAACTTCCACGGAAGAACCACAACTGTAATTTCTTTTAGCAGTGATCCTTCATCAAAGAAAAATTTCGGCCCCTTTACGGATGGTTTTCTAAAAATCCCCTATAATGATCTGCCTTCATTGGCCGACGCGCTTAAGCAAAAAAACATTGCAGGTTTCCTGGTAGAACCCATACAAGGGGAGGCTGGTGTAATTGTACCGGACGAGGGTTACCTGTCTACTGCCAAACAGCTTTGCGAAGAAGCCGGTGTATTATTTATTGCCGATGAAATACAAACCGGCCTCTGCCGCACCGGGCATCTGCTGGCCTGCGATGCGGAGCAGGTAAAACCTGACATTGTGTTACTGGGTAAGGCCTTGAGCGGTGGCATGATGCCGGTGAGTGCGGTATTGGCCAATGACGAAATCATGTTAACCATTAAGCCCGGGGAACATGGTTCCACCTACGGTGGCAACCCGCTGGCGGCGGTTACTGCCATTGCTTCCTTACAGGTATTGATTGACGAAGATATGGCGGGCAATGCCCTTGAACTGGGTGCTTTTTTCCGCAAACAGCTCCAGGACCTTTCTTCACCCCATATACGCACCGTAAGAGGTAAAGGGCTGTTAAACGCTATTGAGATCAACGCAGAAGATCCGGAGGCAGCCTGGAAGCTTTGCCTGGAAATGAAAAAAAACGGGCTGCTCGCAAAACCTACACATGGAGATAAGATCCGGTTTGCGCCTCCTCTTTGCATTACAAAAGCACAGCTGGAAGACGCTGTTGAAATCATTCGCCTTTCCTTAAACAGTCTCAATGCCTAA
- a CDS encoding VIT1/CCC1 transporter family protein produces MPKIPTHYFSSLLIGIIDGIIIPLTVFCFLTGLGYPSSEAWLYTAYTALATAFLMAAGGFFTRREELSHTHDKRILKVYRGLDVADHIKEDLIKDAQRESDEWKREWHQKAAPEEPLAPFSYALSIFTGCIAGGLLVLFNAQRQLLPAYTFFVVPAVVLIVTGFLKYRLFGRPVWGGIVLTAGGGVIAAVGAYWIGTLI; encoded by the coding sequence ATGCCTAAAATCCCCACTCATTACTTTTCTTCACTGCTGATCGGCATCATTGATGGGATCATTATTCCGCTTACCGTGTTTTGTTTTCTTACGGGCCTGGGATACCCCTCTTCCGAAGCCTGGCTCTATACCGCGTATACGGCTCTGGCAACCGCTTTTTTGATGGCCGCCGGCGGCTTTTTTACCCGCCGGGAGGAGCTGTCGCATACGCATGATAAGCGGATCCTGAAGGTTTATAGAGGGCTGGATGTAGCAGATCATATCAAGGAAGACCTTATCAAAGATGCGCAACGGGAAAGTGATGAATGGAAAAGGGAATGGCATCAGAAAGCTGCTCCCGAAGAACCCCTGGCTCCTTTTAGCTACGCATTATCCATTTTTACGGGCTGTATTGCCGGCGGACTTCTGGTGCTCTTCAACGCACAACGGCAGCTTTTACCGGCCTATACCTTTTTCGTGGTTCCGGCAGTAGTATTAATTGTAACCGGGTTCCTGAAATACCGGTTATTCGGCCGGCCGGTTTGGGGAGGAATTGTTTTAACGGCGGGAGGAGGTGTTATTGCGGCTGTGGGGGCCTATTGGATTGGAACACTTATTTGA